In Sporichthya polymorpha DSM 43042, a genomic segment contains:
- a CDS encoding ABC transporter permease subunit, with amino-acid sequence MNDLLPYVIFGVTAGAIYGLSAMGLVLTYKTSGLFNFGHGAVSAAAAFVFYSLHVEKGMPWPLAVLVVAAVFGPIAGLLLERMAAVLADVPVTYKIAGTVGLLVGLRGLIELIYGPEAKTLAPFLPQGTAFSVDGVRVTVENLITVGVGVAAAVGLYVLFRVSKLGVAMRGAVDDSMLLDMTGYDPAFVRRISWMIGGVFAAVSGVLFASAQGQLDVDVLSLLVVQAFGAAAIGRFASLPLAFIGGIGIGVVQKLVSQQVVDYPALTGLDLNVPFLALFAILLFTPRGKLVEVGRSVKSRAVPVSRFRVRTRVAGYGLALAVLLAIPTLVGAKQPVWNLAMAQVLLFLSLGLLVRVSGQISLCQVGFAAVGAAAFGHLLGRGVPWLPALLIAGLITIPVGAFVAIPAIRLSGLYLALATFGFGVFLAQFFYTKDYMFGFGQKLQTHRPAGFESEERYYYVLLAVAIVGSLVVAVVERSRLGRLLRALSDSPTALVTLGVSTTVTLVLVFCLSAAMAGVSGAMYAGLFGSVGGFAFPFTASLIALAVLTISGRATIPAAFVAPVLLYVVPAYLEGERTGSAIQALFGFSAIVAAAASQGGLDRWFGARAVASADRRRGPAGLAGNLPGRKPRPRTTRARTAVTSA; translated from the coding sequence ATGAACGACCTGCTGCCCTACGTCATCTTCGGCGTCACCGCCGGCGCGATCTACGGCCTCTCGGCGATGGGCCTCGTGCTCACCTACAAGACCTCGGGCCTGTTCAACTTCGGCCACGGTGCCGTCTCGGCCGCGGCGGCGTTCGTCTTCTACAGCCTCCACGTCGAGAAGGGGATGCCCTGGCCACTCGCCGTGCTCGTCGTCGCGGCGGTGTTCGGCCCGATCGCCGGCCTGCTGCTCGAGCGCATGGCCGCGGTCCTCGCCGACGTCCCGGTCACGTACAAGATCGCCGGCACCGTCGGCCTGCTTGTCGGCCTCCGCGGCCTGATCGAGCTGATCTACGGGCCCGAGGCGAAAACCCTCGCGCCGTTCCTGCCGCAGGGCACCGCGTTCTCCGTCGACGGGGTGCGCGTGACGGTCGAGAACCTCATCACCGTCGGCGTCGGGGTCGCCGCCGCTGTCGGTCTCTACGTGCTCTTCCGGGTCTCGAAGCTCGGCGTCGCGATGCGCGGCGCGGTCGACGACTCGATGCTCCTGGACATGACGGGGTACGACCCCGCCTTCGTGCGCCGCATCAGCTGGATGATCGGCGGGGTCTTCGCCGCGGTCTCCGGCGTCCTGTTCGCGAGCGCGCAGGGCCAGCTCGACGTCGACGTCCTCTCGCTTCTCGTCGTCCAGGCCTTCGGTGCCGCCGCGATCGGACGCTTCGCGAGCCTGCCGCTCGCGTTCATCGGCGGCATCGGCATCGGCGTCGTGCAGAAGCTCGTCAGCCAGCAGGTCGTCGACTACCCGGCCCTGACCGGGCTCGACCTGAACGTCCCGTTCCTCGCGCTCTTCGCGATCCTGCTGTTCACCCCGCGCGGCAAGCTCGTCGAGGTCGGACGCTCGGTGAAGTCGCGCGCCGTCCCGGTCAGCCGGTTTCGCGTGCGCACCCGCGTCGCCGGCTACGGCCTCGCGCTCGCGGTGCTCCTCGCGATCCCGACGCTGGTCGGCGCCAAGCAGCCGGTGTGGAACCTGGCGATGGCTCAGGTCCTGCTGTTCCTCTCCCTCGGCCTGCTGGTCCGCGTCTCCGGCCAGATCTCGCTGTGCCAGGTCGGGTTCGCCGCCGTCGGCGCGGCCGCGTTCGGCCACCTGCTCGGCCGTGGCGTCCCCTGGCTGCCGGCGCTGCTGATCGCGGGTCTGATCACGATCCCGGTCGGCGCGTTCGTCGCGATCCCGGCGATCCGCCTGTCCGGTCTGTACCTCGCGCTCGCGACGTTCGGCTTCGGCGTCTTTCTCGCGCAGTTCTTCTACACGAAGGACTACATGTTCGGCTTCGGACAGAAGCTGCAGACGCACCGCCCGGCCGGCTTCGAGTCCGAGGAGCGCTACTACTACGTGCTGCTCGCGGTGGCGATCGTCGGATCGCTCGTCGTCGCGGTCGTCGAGCGCAGCCGCCTCGGCCGCCTGCTGCGCGCGCTCTCTGACTCCCCGACCGCGCTGGTCACCCTCGGCGTCAGCACGACGGTGACGCTGGTCCTCGTCTTCTGCCTCTCCGCCGCGATGGCCGGCGTGAGCGGTGCGATGTACGCGGGCCTGTTCGGCTCGGTCGGTGGCTTCGCGTTCCCCTTCACCGCCTCGCTGATTGCCCTCGCGGTCCTCACCATCTCCGGTCGCGCCACGATCCCGGCGGCCTTTGTCGCGCCCGTCCTGCTCTACGTGGTCCCGGCCTACCTGGAGGGGGAGCGGACGGGCTCGGCGATCCAGGCCCTGTTCGGCTTCAGCGCCATCGTGGCCGCCGCGGCGTCGCAGGGCGGCCTCGACCGCTGGTTCGGCGCGCGGGCCGTCGCGTCCGCCGACCGCCGGCGCGGCCCCGCCGGCCTGGCCGGCAACCTGCCGGGGCGCAAGCCACGTCCCCGGACCACCCGCGCCCGGACGGCGGTGACCTCGGCATGA
- a CDS encoding TetR/AcrR family transcriptional regulator, with product MESDVLALAVTDPAPKSGNARGRRTRAQLVDAATACFGEYGYERTRIQDIVTRAGVSQGNFYRHFESKREIFLEALKPGLEDLLEARAGLQDHTDADALAADTVLYLRTYSRHRHILRVMREAAAVRSDGFDELWLQLRSSFVARTQSWLERLHAAGRIGDGDFPQLAAVLGAMVEQVAYVQIGLPDRTPRDEEIQRIARVIGDVWHRALPPVPRTSTTTKTATKTATKKPPAKK from the coding sequence GTGGAGTCCGACGTCCTGGCCCTCGCCGTGACCGACCCGGCGCCGAAGTCGGGCAACGCGCGCGGCCGGCGCACCCGGGCTCAGCTGGTCGACGCCGCGACCGCCTGCTTCGGCGAGTACGGCTACGAGCGCACCCGGATCCAGGACATCGTCACCCGTGCCGGGGTCTCGCAGGGCAACTTCTACCGGCACTTCGAGTCCAAGCGCGAGATCTTCCTCGAGGCGCTCAAGCCCGGCCTCGAGGACCTGCTCGAGGCACGCGCCGGTCTGCAGGACCACACCGACGCGGACGCGCTCGCCGCGGACACCGTCCTCTACCTGCGCACGTACAGCCGGCACCGTCACATCCTGCGCGTCATGCGTGAGGCGGCGGCGGTCCGCAGCGACGGCTTCGACGAGCTGTGGCTGCAGCTGCGCAGCAGCTTCGTCGCCCGCACCCAGAGCTGGCTCGAACGGCTGCACGCCGCCGGGCGCATCGGGGACGGCGACTTCCCGCAACTGGCAGCCGTCCTCGGCGCGATGGTCGAGCAGGTCGCCTACGTCCAGATCGGTCTGCCCGACCGGACACCCCGCGACGAGGAGATCCAGCGGATCGCCCGCGTCATCGGCGACGTCTGGCACCGGGCGCTCCCGCCGGTCCCCCGCACGAGCACGACCACCAAGACAGCCACCAAGACAGCCACCAAGAAGCCCCCCGCCAAGAAGTAG
- a CDS encoding cytochrome P450 has product MRPDQIDLMDLDPFVRAEDGALFRVLRDEDPCHWNDEPDGGEGFWSLTRYEDVKAAGSDWETFSSAQGTQIQSRRAEGHGKPSIHNMDAPRHREMRELVAAEFTRARMLRLEPRIRELVTAHLDDVVAAGETDLVPIATARIPILVLGALLGVEPEDTTRLIAWTNVISGQTDPEYVADPSVVARTRTEIFEYFHELTAARRAQPTDDLISLLTHADIDGVPLDQEELDAYYLLMLVAGNETTRNLMTGTVLLLHENPGEWARLKEGQVKPRVAVDELVRVISPIVCMRRTTTRDVELHGKHIRAGQKVVLWFTSANRDERVFDDPDRLVLDRSPNKHLGFGWGPHFCLGSHLAKLEGEILLEELIRRDLRLDVVGEPERLRSNFFRGIKKLPVKVGS; this is encoded by the coding sequence GTGCGGCCAGACCAGATCGACCTGATGGATCTCGACCCGTTCGTGCGCGCCGAGGACGGGGCTCTGTTCCGCGTCCTCCGCGACGAGGACCCGTGCCACTGGAACGACGAGCCCGACGGTGGCGAGGGCTTCTGGTCGCTCACTCGGTACGAGGACGTCAAGGCGGCCGGGTCCGACTGGGAGACGTTCTCCAGTGCGCAGGGCACGCAGATCCAGAGCCGCCGGGCGGAGGGTCACGGCAAGCCGTCGATCCACAACATGGACGCCCCGCGGCACCGCGAGATGCGCGAGCTCGTCGCCGCCGAGTTCACCCGCGCGCGGATGCTCCGGCTCGAACCGCGGATCCGGGAGCTCGTGACGGCCCACCTCGACGACGTCGTCGCCGCGGGGGAGACCGACCTGGTCCCGATCGCGACCGCGCGCATCCCGATCCTCGTCCTCGGCGCGCTGCTCGGCGTCGAGCCGGAGGACACGACTCGGCTGATCGCCTGGACGAACGTGATCTCGGGCCAGACCGACCCCGAGTACGTCGCGGACCCGTCGGTGGTGGCGCGGACGCGCACCGAGATCTTCGAGTACTTCCACGAGTTGACCGCCGCCCGCCGCGCGCAGCCGACGGACGACCTGATCAGCCTGCTCACCCACGCCGACATCGACGGCGTCCCGCTCGACCAGGAGGAGCTCGACGCCTACTACCTGCTGATGCTGGTGGCCGGCAACGAGACCACGCGGAACCTCATGACGGGCACCGTCCTGTTGCTCCACGAGAACCCGGGCGAGTGGGCGCGGCTGAAGGAGGGTCAGGTGAAGCCGCGGGTCGCGGTCGACGAACTCGTGCGGGTGATCTCCCCGATCGTCTGCATGCGCCGCACCACGACGCGCGACGTCGAGCTGCACGGGAAGCACATCCGCGCCGGGCAGAAGGTCGTGCTCTGGTTCACCTCCGCCAACCGGGACGAGCGCGTCTTCGACGACCCGGACCGGCTCGTCCTCGATCGCAGCCCGAACAAGCACCTCGGCTTCGGGTGGGGGCCGCACTTCTGCCTCGGGTCGCACCTGGCCAAGTTGGAGGGCGAGATCCTGCTGGAGGAGCTGATCCGGCGGGACCTTCGCCTCGACGTCGTGGGTGAGCCCGAGCGTCTGCGGTCCAACTTCTTCCGGGGCATCAAGAAGCTGCCGGTCAAGGTCGGCTCCTGA
- a CDS encoding ABC transporter substrate-binding protein has protein sequence MRQHKSRYALLALVLAGTMATSACGTRQSIEAIAAANGPGGSTVSAVENAAGGVGALPAPGTDPGAVDGSAAAAAGAASPAGAAATIAPGTTTGSTGAATASNGSAKAAQPGAAARTAEAPKAAGCTQSLAPITIGQVGGFTGIVSNTLAGSKIGLPVWVAAMNARGGIACHPIRLVQADDASDPSKSNAAVRDLVQNKGAVALVGSSVPISIKGFRAAVEALKVPAVGGDSLNFDWNQSPYLFPQGTTFAATIIGAVKQNVEAGKKKIGLVYCVEANNCTDAYQVLKQGGATKAGAQVVYETQMSITGTDFSAQCRSAQNAGADQLLLAMDGSAIQRFLRSCAALNYFPAIATSAIATGSVVSNDANAQKSTVSVAHIVFPWMRADNAAQQAYANAMKLYAPDADSDGATSQAWVAGEMLRVLVEKLGAKAAEPITTAAILDGLGKLKKETFGGLSAPVTFSPGQKSAPENNCYYPVKLDSRGWTSPSSKPVCFT, from the coding sequence ATGCGTCAGCACAAGTCCCGCTACGCCCTGCTGGCCCTCGTGCTGGCCGGGACGATGGCGACCTCGGCCTGTGGCACCCGGCAGAGCATCGAGGCCATCGCCGCCGCGAACGGGCCGGGCGGCTCCACGGTCTCCGCCGTCGAGAACGCCGCCGGCGGTGTCGGCGCGCTCCCGGCTCCGGGCACCGACCCCGGCGCGGTCGACGGATCCGCGGCGGCTGCCGCGGGTGCCGCGTCGCCCGCCGGCGCCGCGGCGACGATTGCGCCGGGCACGACGACCGGCAGTACCGGCGCCGCGACCGCGTCCAACGGCTCGGCGAAGGCGGCCCAGCCGGGGGCCGCGGCCCGGACGGCCGAGGCCCCGAAGGCGGCGGGGTGTACGCAGTCCCTGGCGCCGATCACCATCGGCCAGGTCGGCGGGTTCACCGGGATCGTCAGCAACACCCTCGCGGGGTCGAAGATCGGTCTGCCGGTCTGGGTCGCGGCGATGAACGCCCGCGGCGGGATCGCGTGCCACCCGATCCGGCTCGTCCAGGCCGACGACGCGTCCGACCCGTCGAAGTCGAACGCCGCGGTTCGCGACCTGGTGCAGAACAAGGGCGCGGTCGCGCTGGTCGGCAGCTCGGTCCCGATCTCGATCAAGGGCTTCCGGGCCGCGGTCGAGGCCCTCAAGGTGCCGGCCGTCGGCGGCGACTCGCTGAACTTCGACTGGAACCAGTCCCCGTACCTGTTCCCGCAGGGCACCACGTTCGCCGCGACGATCATCGGCGCGGTGAAGCAGAACGTCGAGGCGGGCAAGAAGAAGATCGGCCTCGTCTACTGCGTCGAGGCGAACAACTGCACGGACGCCTACCAGGTGCTCAAGCAGGGCGGGGCGACCAAGGCCGGCGCGCAGGTCGTCTACGAGACGCAGATGAGCATCACCGGCACCGACTTCTCCGCGCAGTGTCGCTCCGCCCAGAACGCGGGCGCGGACCAGCTCCTGCTCGCGATGGACGGTTCCGCGATCCAGCGCTTCCTCCGCTCCTGCGCGGCGCTGAACTACTTCCCGGCGATCGCGACCTCCGCGATCGCGACCGGCAGCGTGGTCAGCAACGACGCCAACGCGCAGAAGTCGACGGTCTCGGTGGCGCACATCGTGTTCCCGTGGATGCGCGCGGACAACGCCGCCCAGCAGGCGTACGCGAACGCGATGAAGCTGTACGCGCCCGACGCCGACTCCGACGGCGCCACCTCGCAGGCCTGGGTCGCGGGCGAGATGCTGCGCGTCCTCGTCGAGAAGCTCGGTGCGAAGGCGGCCGAGCCGATCACGACGGCCGCGATTCTCGACGGGCTCGGGAAACTGAAGAAGGAGACGTTCGGCGGGCTGAGCGCGCCGGTGACCTTCTCGCCCGGGCAGAAGAGCGCGCCCGAGAACAACTGCTACTACCCGGTCAAGCTGGACTCGCGCGGCTGGACGTCGCCGAGCAGCAAGCCGGTCTGCTTCACATGA
- a CDS encoding SDR family oxidoreductase, whose protein sequence is MSRYLVTGAGSGIGQALAAQLVAAGHAVVGVDRDVTGVPAGCERVTLDLTDTAGIDAFAAGIGALDGLANVAGVPGTASPDVVLRVNFLAARRLTDALTGRMFAGSSVVHVTSLAARRPGVEDDVAWSLLDAAEDEVLAFATARGLDGSAAYDLSKKLLVLHARARAAALLGSGVRVSAVSPGPIETPIIGDFRVSMGASVDGSADVVGRLGRADEVAAAVAFLLSPAASWVNGVDLELDGGLLAARTLAARTLAARSAPA, encoded by the coding sequence GTGAGCAGGTACCTCGTCACGGGCGCGGGTTCGGGGATCGGGCAGGCGTTGGCGGCCCAGCTCGTCGCCGCGGGGCACGCGGTGGTGGGTGTGGATCGCGACGTCACCGGCGTTCCCGCCGGCTGCGAGCGCGTCACCCTCGACCTGACCGACACCGCCGGCATCGACGCCTTCGCCGCGGGCATCGGCGCGCTCGACGGCCTCGCCAACGTCGCCGGCGTCCCCGGGACCGCCTCGCCGGACGTCGTGCTCCGCGTCAACTTCCTCGCCGCGCGCCGGCTCACCGACGCCCTGACGGGTCGGATGTTCGCGGGTTCCTCCGTCGTTCACGTGACGTCGCTGGCCGCGCGGCGGCCGGGCGTCGAGGACGACGTGGCGTGGTCCCTGCTCGACGCCGCGGAGGACGAGGTGCTCGCCTTCGCCACCGCCCGGGGTCTCGACGGCTCGGCGGCGTACGACCTGTCGAAGAAGTTGCTCGTCCTCCACGCCCGCGCCCGCGCGGCCGCTCTGCTGGGGTCGGGCGTCCGCGTCAGTGCCGTCAGCCCCGGCCCGATCGAGACCCCGATTATCGGTGACTTCCGCGTGTCGATGGGGGCGAGCGTCGACGGCTCGGCCGACGTCGTCGGGCGCCTCGGTCGTGCCGACGAGGTCGCGGCCGCCGTCGCCTTCCTGCTCTCACCCGCCGCGTCCTGGGTGAACGGCGTCGACCTCGAGCTCGACGGCGGCCTCCTCGCCGCCCGCACCCTCGCCGCCCGCACCCTCGCCGCCCGCTCCGCCCCCGCCTGA
- a CDS encoding ATP-binding cassette domain-containing protein, whose protein sequence is MSDGLFRLRGIRAGYGATTVLRDVDLTVPPRSVVALLGANGAGKTTLLRAASGVIGLSAGRRTFDGEDLTTATPHQLARRGICHVPEGRGVFGSLTVRENIRLQATKGSESEAFDRAVSAFPRLGERRNQLARTMSGGEQQMLALARAYIQRPRVVLLDEVSMGLAPRIVDEIFEFLRRLAAEGASLLIVEQYVKRALEVADAVYLLNKGQVSFAGEPSELDGEDLFTSYVGGNVGSADPVPA, encoded by the coding sequence ATGAGCGACGGACTGTTCCGCCTGCGCGGCATCCGCGCCGGCTACGGCGCGACCACGGTGCTCCGCGACGTCGACCTGACCGTGCCACCGCGGAGCGTCGTCGCCCTGCTCGGCGCGAACGGCGCCGGCAAGACAACGCTGCTGCGCGCCGCGTCCGGGGTGATCGGCCTGTCCGCCGGTCGCCGGACGTTCGACGGCGAGGACCTCACCACCGCGACCCCGCACCAGCTCGCTCGCCGCGGCATCTGCCACGTGCCCGAGGGCCGTGGCGTCTTCGGAAGTCTGACGGTGCGTGAGAACATCCGCCTCCAGGCGACGAAGGGCAGTGAGTCCGAGGCGTTCGACCGTGCGGTCTCGGCCTTCCCGCGCCTGGGTGAGCGGCGAAACCAGCTCGCCCGGACGATGTCCGGCGGCGAGCAGCAGATGCTCGCGCTCGCCCGGGCCTACATCCAGCGGCCGCGCGTCGTCCTGCTCGACGAGGTGTCGATGGGCCTCGCGCCGCGCATCGTCGACGAGATCTTCGAGTTCCTGCGTCGCCTCGCCGCGGAGGGCGCGAGCCTGCTCATCGTCGAGCAGTACGTGAAGCGCGCCCTCGAGGTGGCCGACGCGGTCTACCTGCTGAACAAGGGTCAGGTCTCCTTCGCCGGCGAGCCCTCCGAGCTCGACGGCGAGGACCTGTTCACCAGCTATGTCGGCGGCAACGTCGGCAGCGCCGATCCCGTCCCCGCTTAG
- a CDS encoding aldehyde dehydrogenase family protein, with the protein MDEIQVISPVDGSVVATVAERTPADVRATVAAARAAAPAWGEVPVADRAAILDRWAQAVLDAGDEIADSTSREMGMPRALARVTQVELVAAVLQNTAATARDFPWVQKHDGFEVHHVPAGVVAAITPWNFPVYQCATKLAPALAAGCAVVLKPSELAPTGPARFVELAIEAGVPAGVLGLVSGRGPTVGETLVTADGVDVVSFTGSVAVGSKVGALAGAAIRRVALELGGKSAAVVLDDVDLDEVIPRAVKAAFVNSGQACNAPTRLLYPRTAAARVEALAAATAAALRVGDPNDPATDLGPLVSTAQHARVRGFVDRAVAAGARPLGPSVDLTAPYCAPVVLADVERGAEVAQDEVFGPVLVLLPYDDDADAIALANDTDYGLSAEIWGADPARIAAVAAGLRAGQVKVNGVRTRTRPGAPFGGFGKSGVGRELGEWGLLEFCEVKAVLA; encoded by the coding sequence GTGGACGAGATCCAGGTGATCAGCCCGGTCGACGGCTCCGTCGTCGCCACCGTCGCGGAGAGGACGCCCGCCGACGTGCGGGCGACGGTGGCGGCCGCGCGCGCCGCGGCGCCCGCGTGGGGCGAGGTGCCGGTGGCCGACCGCGCGGCGATCCTCGACCGCTGGGCGCAGGCCGTCCTCGACGCCGGTGACGAGATCGCGGACTCCACGTCGCGCGAGATGGGGATGCCGCGCGCGCTCGCGCGGGTGACACAGGTGGAGCTCGTCGCCGCCGTCCTGCAGAACACCGCCGCGACGGCACGCGACTTTCCCTGGGTGCAGAAGCACGACGGCTTCGAGGTGCACCACGTCCCGGCCGGTGTCGTTGCCGCGATCACCCCGTGGAACTTCCCCGTCTACCAGTGCGCGACGAAGCTCGCGCCCGCCCTGGCGGCCGGGTGCGCCGTGGTCCTGAAGCCGAGTGAGCTCGCCCCGACCGGGCCGGCGCGCTTCGTCGAACTCGCGATCGAGGCCGGTGTTCCCGCCGGCGTGCTCGGCCTCGTGTCCGGCCGCGGCCCGACGGTCGGCGAGACCCTCGTGACCGCCGACGGCGTCGACGTCGTCTCGTTCACGGGATCGGTCGCGGTCGGGTCGAAGGTCGGTGCGCTCGCGGGCGCGGCCATCCGCCGCGTGGCGCTGGAGCTCGGCGGCAAGAGCGCCGCGGTCGTGCTCGACGACGTCGATCTCGACGAGGTGATCCCGCGCGCGGTGAAAGCGGCGTTCGTCAACAGCGGCCAGGCGTGCAACGCGCCGACGCGGTTGCTGTATCCCCGCACGGCGGCGGCGCGGGTCGAGGCTCTCGCCGCGGCGACGGCCGCCGCGCTCCGGGTCGGCGACCCGAACGACCCCGCGACCGACCTCGGCCCCTTGGTCAGCACCGCGCAGCACGCACGGGTCCGCGGGTTCGTCGACCGCGCGGTCGCGGCGGGTGCGCGCCCCCTCGGGCCGAGCGTCGACCTGACTGCGCCGTACTGCGCGCCGGTCGTGCTCGCGGACGTCGAGCGGGGTGCGGAGGTCGCGCAGGACGAGGTCTTCGGCCCGGTGCTCGTGCTGCTCCCGTACGACGACGACGCCGACGCGATCGCGCTGGCCAACGACACCGACTACGGGCTGTCCGCGGAGATCTGGGGTGCAGACCCGGCGCGGATCGCCGCGGTTGCCGCCGGTCTGAGGGCAGGTCAGGTCAAGGTCAACGGGGTCCGGACGCGGACCCGGCCGGGCGCCCCGTTCGGTGGGTTCGGGAAGTCCGGCGTCGGCCGCGAGCTCGGCGAGTGGGGCCTGTTGGAGTTCTGCGAGGTCAAGGCGGTGCTGGCGTGA
- a CDS encoding SDR family NAD(P)-dependent oxidoreductase produces MAGVQDRVIVITGAGNGLGREYALALAAAGAKVVVNDLGGSRDGTGAGSAAADAVVAEITGAGGTAVANYDSVATAAGGAAIVQTALDAFGRVDGVIANAGILRDRAFHKMTAEDWDAVLQVHLYGAFHTIHAAWPHLREQQHGRIVVATSTSGIFGNFGQANYGAAKGGMIGLINTLAIEGRKANIFANAVAPMAATRMTEDVAPPEVLAALDPRHVAPVVGHLCTDELTESGSVFVVGGGRVYRVAQFQSKGVTFSDVPTIDEVGRRWNEISDLDGAEVGRNPVG; encoded by the coding sequence ATGGCGGGAGTGCAGGACCGGGTCATCGTCATCACCGGGGCGGGGAACGGCCTCGGGCGTGAGTACGCGCTCGCGCTGGCGGCGGCCGGCGCGAAGGTGGTCGTCAACGACCTCGGCGGATCGCGGGACGGCACGGGCGCGGGGTCGGCCGCGGCGGATGCGGTGGTCGCCGAGATCACCGGCGCCGGCGGGACCGCCGTGGCGAACTACGACAGCGTCGCCACCGCGGCCGGGGGCGCGGCGATCGTGCAGACCGCGCTCGACGCCTTCGGCCGCGTCGACGGCGTGATCGCGAACGCGGGCATCCTGCGCGACCGCGCGTTCCACAAGATGACCGCGGAGGACTGGGACGCCGTGCTCCAGGTCCACCTCTACGGCGCGTTCCACACCATCCACGCCGCCTGGCCGCACCTGCGCGAGCAGCAGCACGGGCGCATCGTCGTCGCGACCTCGACCTCGGGCATCTTCGGCAACTTCGGCCAGGCCAACTACGGCGCGGCCAAGGGCGGGATGATCGGTCTGATCAACACCCTCGCGATCGAGGGCCGCAAGGCGAACATCTTCGCCAACGCCGTCGCGCCGATGGCCGCGACGCGTATGACCGAGGACGTCGCCCCGCCGGAGGTCCTCGCCGCTCTCGATCCCAGGCACGTCGCCCCGGTCGTCGGCCACCTGTGCACCGACGAGCTCACCGAGTCCGGCAGCGTCTTCGTCGTCGGTGGCGGACGGGTCTACCGCGTCGCGCAGTTCCAGAGCAAGGGCGTGACGTTCTCCGACGTCCCGACCATCGACGAGGTCGGCCGCCGCTGGAACGAGATCTCCGACCTCGACGGCGCCGAGGTCGGCCGTAACCCGGTGGGCTGA
- a CDS encoding acyl-CoA thioesterase, whose product MSEPIVRAPIRVRYHECDGQKIVFNAWYLAYADIAVTEAARALFGSYAALEAKGADIVVAEANVRYFGSAGFDDELIVEVWTERLGNTSMVLRFDVMKNGELITRVTTRYVWVDTETLKPKAPPTEVREAFAAHLLEEQAN is encoded by the coding sequence ATGAGCGAACCGATCGTCCGGGCCCCGATCCGCGTCCGGTACCACGAGTGCGACGGGCAGAAGATCGTCTTCAACGCGTGGTACCTCGCTTACGCCGACATTGCGGTCACCGAGGCAGCCCGGGCGCTGTTCGGCAGCTACGCGGCTCTCGAAGCCAAGGGCGCTGACATCGTCGTTGCGGAGGCGAACGTCCGCTACTTCGGGTCGGCCGGGTTCGACGACGAACTCATCGTCGAGGTGTGGACCGAGCGGCTCGGGAACACCTCGATGGTGCTGCGTTTCGACGTGATGAAGAACGGCGAGCTGATCACGCGGGTAACCACCCGCTACGTGTGGGTGGACACCGAGACGCTCAAGCCGAAGGCCCCGCCGACCGAGGTCCGCGAGGCCTTCGCTGCTCACCTGCTTGAGGAGCAGGCAAACTGA